The Miscanthus floridulus cultivar M001 chromosome 17, ASM1932011v1, whole genome shotgun sequence genome has a window encoding:
- the LOC136517355 gene encoding translocator protein homolog, producing MEAAAHEGMTQRVAASASRDDGGGSAAAVSGPNKKPGGGRASTSRRGLRSLAAAVSLSAALTALSFFAASHSSSPSPKAATASTVAVVRAGSVASEAVLALAAWMAWAEGGVHARPAATLLPYAAQLGAALAWAPLVLGRHAAPRAGLACCAAMAAAAVACARGFGAVNPVAGDLAKPAVAWAVILAVVNYKML from the coding sequence ATGGAGGCCGCCGCGCACGAAGGCATGACCCAGCGCGTCGCTGCCAGTGCCAgcagggacgacggcggcggcagcgcggcgGCGGTCTCGGGTCCCAACAAGAAGCCGGGCGGCGGCCGCGCCAGCACCAGCAGGCGCGGgctccgctcgctcgccgccgcggTGTCCCTCTCCGCGGCGCTGACGGCGCTGTCCTTCTTCGCCGCGAGCCACTCCTCCTCGCCGTCACCCAAGGCCGCCACGGCAtcgacggtggcggtggtgcGGGCGGGGTCGGTGGCGTCGGAGGCGGTGCTGGCGCTGGCGGCGTGGATGGCGTGGGCGGAGGGCGGGGTGCACGCGCGCCCGGCCGCCACGCTGCTCCCCTACGCCGCGCAGCTGGGCGCCGCGCTCGCGTGGGCGCCGCTCGTGCTGGGCCGCCACGCCGCGCCGCGGGCCGGActcgcctgctgcgccgccatggccgcggccGCCGTGGCGTGCGCGCGCGGGTTCGGCGCCGTGAACCCTGTCGCTGGCGACCTCGCCAAGCCCGCCGTCGCATGGGCCGTCATCCTCGCCGTCGTCAACTACAAGATGCTCTGA
- the LOC136517356 gene encoding phenylalanine--tRNA ligase beta subunit, cytoplasmic-like, which yields MSCLLKTLKHNIDHPRPIKIFEVGDVVMLDSSRDVGASNNRRLAALYCNRVSGFEEIMGLVDSIVKVVRAPHVNFGENYYVPTDEPEFFPKRQCKIVTSDGKQVGYLGIVHAGVLRKFGIPDPCTFVEMDLEALL from the exons ATGTCGTGTTTGTTGAAAACACTGAAACATAATATAGACCATCCAAGACCTATAAAG ATTTTTGAAGTTGGTGATGTTGTGATGCTGGACTCGTCACGTGATGTTGGTGCCTCTAATAATCGCAGGCTTGCAGCTTTGTACTGCAATAGGGTTTCTGGATTTGAG GAAATTATGGGATTGGTGGATAGTATTGTCAAAGTTGTCAGAGCTCCACATGTCAACTTTGGCGAGAATTACTATGTACCTACAGAT GAACCCGAGTTCTTCCCGAAAAGACAATGTAAAATTGTTACAAGTGATGGCAAGCAAGTTGGCTACTTAGGAATTGTCCATGCTGGG GTGCTAAGGAAATTTGGCATTCCGGATCCCTGCACGTTCGTTGAGATGGACCTTGAAGCACTGTTGTAA
- the LOC136518293 gene encoding translocator protein homolog, with the protein MAWAEGGVHARPAATLLPYAAQLGAALAWAPLVLGRHAAPRAGLACCAAMAAAAVACARGFGAVNPVAGDLAKPAVAWAVILAVVNYKML; encoded by the coding sequence ATGGCGTGGGCGGAGGGCGGGGTGCACGCGCGCCCGGCCGCCACGCTGCTCCCCTACGCCGCGCAGCTGGGCGCCGCGCTCGCGTGGGCGCCGCTCGTGCTGGGCCGCCACGCCGCGCCGCGGGCCGGActcgcctgctgcgccgccatggccgcggccGCCGTGGCGTGCGCGCGCGGGTTCGGCGCCGTGAACCCTGTCGCTGGCGACCTCGCCAAGCCCGCCGTCGCATGGGCCGTCATCCTCGCCGTCGTCAACTACAAGATGCTCTGA